In Embleya scabrispora, the DNA window TGACCCGACTTCTCCGGGAAAACGAGGATCTGCGAGCGAAACTCGCGGCGGCCACCAGGGCCGCCGCGCAGAGTCAGCAGCAGGCCCAGCAGCGCAAGGAGCGCGAACGCCCCGACGCACCCGTCCCGGCAGCCATATCCGGGCCGACCCCGGTTCCCCCGCCGCCCCAGATGGGTGGGCCCCAGGGAATGCAGGGCGGCCAGCACCCGATGCAGGGCGGCCCGCAGCAGCTCGGTCCCGGTGGACCGCAGCAGCACCCCATGGGGGGACCGCAGCAGCTCGGTCCCGGCATGAGCGGCCAGCACCAGCTTCAGGGTCCGCCGCAGCACCAGCTGCAGGGCGGCCCCGGCATGCAGAGCGGCCAGCACCAGCTGCCCGGTCAGCAGCAGCACCAACTGCAGCCGGGTCAGCACCAATTGCAGGGCGGCCCCGGCCTGGGCGGTCCCGGCATGAGCGGTCAGCACCAGCTTCAGGGTCCGCCGCAGCACCAGCAGCAGCTGCAGCAGCACCAGTTGCAGGGCGGCCCGCCGCAGCTCGGTCCGGGCGGACCGCAGCAGCAGATGGGCAACCCCGGTGGCGACAGCGCCGCCCGAGTGCTCGCGCTGGCGCAGCAGACGGCCGACCAGGCGATCGCCGAGGCCCGCTCCGAGGCGAACAAGATAGTGGGCGAGGCGCGCACCCGGGCCGAGGGCATGGAGCGCGACGCGCGGTCCAAGGCCGACGCCCTGGAGCGTGACGCGCAGGAGAAGCACCGCGTCGCGATGGGCTCGCTGGAGAGCGCCCGCGCCACGCTCGAGCGCAAGGTCGACGACCTGCGCGCGTTCGAGCGCGAGTACCGCACGCGGCTGAAGTCGTACCTGGAGAGCCAGCTTCGTCAGCTGGAGTCGCAGGCCGACGACTCGCTCGCGCCGCCGCGGACCCCGGCCACGGCCTCGCTGCCGCCGGCCATGTCGTCCGCGCCGGTACCGATGTCGCAGTCGATGGCTCCGTCCATGGGCCAGTCGATGTCCCAGCCGTCGTCGATGTCGCCGGCCATGACGCCGTCGATCGGGCAGCAGATGAGCCCGGCGATGACGCAGCAGATGTCGCCGGTGCGTCCGCAGGCTCCGCAGCCGCAGCAGATGCAGCAGCCCTCGCCGATGCGCGGGTTCCTGATCGACGAGGACCCCGACAACTGACCGGCCACTGAGCGTCGGTCGGTCATCCGAGAAGCGCCCGCCCCCTTCGGGGGGACGGGCGCTTCTCGGGTTTCCGGGCCTCGGGTTTCCGGGCCTCGGTTACGGCGGGGCCGGGGCACGGGCGGGACGACCGCGGTCGCCCCGCCCGGCCGGTCAGACCTTGCGCAGCCAGAACCGCAGACCGAGCGCGGGGTCGCCGTGCTCGAACAACTCCTCGTCCTCCGGGGAGCCCTGGGCGAACTGCGTCGCCAGCACCTCGTCGGCGACCTGGCCGCCGTGCGCGAGCAGCGCCGACGTGGTCTCCTCCGACTCGTCCGCGGCCCACCACACCAGGATCCGGTCGGAGACCTCCAGGCCGCTGTTCTTGCGCGCCTCCTGGATCAGCCGGACCACGTCACGGGCGAGGCCCGCGAGCCGCAGCTCCGGGGTGATGGTCAGGTCCAGCGCCACGGTCGCACCGTCCTGGCCGGCCACCGTCCAGCCCTCGCGCGGGGTTTCGGTGACGATGACCTCCTCGGCCACCACCTCCACCGGCTCGCCCTCGACCTCGACCACCGCGGTGCCCGAGGTGCGCAGCGCCGCCGCCAGGGCCGCCGCGTCGGCCGCCGCGATGGCACCGGCCACCACGGGGGTGCGCTTGGCGAACCGCTTGCCCAGGGCCCGGAAGTTGCCCTTCGCGCTGTACTCGACCAGGTCGCCGCCCGCCTCGGACAGCGCCGCCACCGAGACCACGTTCAGCTCCTCGGCGATCTGCGCGCGCAGTTCGTCGGACAACTCGTCCCAGCCGCTCGCGCCGATCAGCGCCCGGCCCAGCGGCTGCCGGGTCTTGACGCCGGAGTCCGCCCGGGTGGCCCGGCCCAGCTCGACCAGGCGCCGCACCAGCGCCATCCGCCGCCCCAGTTCGGGCTGTACGAGGGCCGGGTCCGCGGTCGGCCAGGTCGCCATGTGCACCGACTCGGGGGCGTCGGCGGTCACCGGACGCACCAGGTCCTGCCAGACCCGCTCGGTGATGAACGGCACCAGCGGCGCCATCAGCTTCGTCACCGTGACCAACGCCTCGTGCAGCGTGGCCAGCGCGGCCGGGTCCGCGTTCCAGAACCGCCGCCGGGACCGGCGCACGTACCAGTTCGACAGGTCGTCCACGAACGCGGTGAGCGCCTTGCCCGCGCGCTGCGTGTCGTAGGCCTCCAGGGCCGCGTCCACGTCGCCCACGAGGGTGTTCAGCTCGGACAGCAGCCACCGGTCGAGCAACGGGCGGTCGGCCGGGGCCGGGTCGCTCGCGCTCGGCGTCCAGCCGCCGGTGCGCGCGTACAGGGCCTGGAAGCTGACCGTGTTCCAGTAGGTCAGCAGCGTCTTGCGGACCACCTCCTGGATGGTGCCGTGCCCGACCCGACGGGCCGACCACGGCGAGCCGCCCGCGGCCATGAACCAGCGCACCGCGTCGGCGCCGTGCCGGTCCATCAGCGGGATCGGCTCCAGGATGTTGCCCAGGTGCTTGGACATCTTCCGGCCGTCCTCGGCCAGGATGTGCCCCAGGCAGACCACGTTCTCGTAGGAGGACCGGTCGAACACCAGCGTGCCGACCGCCATCAGCGTGTAGAACCAGCCGCGGGTCTGGTCGATCGCCTCGGAGATGAACTGGGCCGGGTAGGACTGCTCGAACAACTCGCGGTTGCGGTACGGGTAGCCGAACTGGGCGAACGGCATCGACCCCGAGTCGTACCAGGCGTCGATCACCTCGGGCACCCGGGTCGCCTGCTCGCCGCACGCGGTGCCGTCGGCGGCCTTGGCCGGGCAGCCGAAGACGACCTCGTCGATGTACGGCCGGTGCGGGTCCAGGTCCGACAGGTCGCGCCCGGTCAGCTCGGAGAGTTCGGCCAGCGAGCCGGCGCAGGTCAGGTGGCCCTCCTCGCACCGCCAGATGGGCAGGGGGGTGCCCCAGAAGCGGTTGCGCGAGAGCGCCCAGTCGATGTTGTTGTTCAGCCAGTCGCCGTAGCGGCCCCACTTGACCGTGTCCGGGTGCCAGTTGGTCCGCTCGTTCTCGCGAAGGAGCGCGTCCTTGACCGCGGTGGTGCGCACGTACCAGGACGGCTGCGCGTAGTAGAGCAGCGCGGTGTGGCAGCGCCAGCAGTGCGGGTAGCTGTGCTCGTACTCCAGGTGCCGGAACAGCAGCCCCCGGGCCCGCAGATCGGCCACCAGGGCCTCGTCGGCCTTCTTGAAGAACTGTCCGCCGACCAGCGGCAGCTCGGCCTCGAAGGTGCCGTCGGGGCGCACCGGGTTGACCACCGGCAGGCCGTACGCGCGGCAGGTCTCCAGGTCGTCCGCGCCGAACGCGGGCGCCTGGTGCACGACGCCGGAGCCGTCCTCGGTGGTGACGTACTCCGCGAGCACCACGAAGTTCGCGTCCTCCAGCGGCAGCAGCTCGAACGGGCGCCGGTAGGCCCAGCGTTCCATCTCCCGGCCGGTGAACCGCTCGCCGGTGGCCACCCAGCCCTCGCCGAGCGCCTTCGCGAGGAGGGGCTCGGCGACCACGAGGCGTTCGTCGCCGTCGGTGGCCACCACGTAGGTCACGTCGGGGTGCACCGCGGCGGCGGTGTTGGAGACCAGCGTCCACGGCGTGGTCGTCCACACGAGCAGCGCCGCCTGCCCGGCCAGCGGTCCGGAGGTGAGCGGGAAGCGCACGTACACCGAGGGGTCGACGACCGTCTCGTAGCCCTGCGCGAGTTCGTGGTCGGACAACCCGGTGCCGCAGCGCGGACACCACGGCGCGACCCGGTAGTCCTGGGTCAGCAGGCCCTTGTCGAAGATCTGCTTGAGCGACCACCAGACCGACTCGACGTACTCCGGGTCCATCGTCCGGTACGCCTTGGACATGTCGACCCAGTAGCCCATCCGGGTGGTCAGGTCCTCGAACGCGCCCACGTGCGTCATCACCGACTCGCGGCACTTCGCGTTGAACTCGGCGATCCCGTAGCGCTCGATGTCCGGCTTGCCGGAGAAGCCCAACTGCTTCTCCACGGCCAGTTCGACCGGCAGGCCGTGGCAGTCCCACCCGGCCTTGCGCGGCACGTTGTAGCCGCGCATCGTGCGGTAGCGCGGGAACACGTCCTTGAACACGCGCGCCTCGATGTGGTGCGCCCCCGGCATGCCGTTGGCCGTCGGCGGGCCCTCGTAGAAGACCCAGCGGGGACCGTCGGCGTTCTGCGCGAGGGAGCGCTCGAAGATGTCGTTGTCCCGCCAGAACGCGAGGACCTCGTGCTCCATGGCGGGCAGGTCGACCTGCGCCGGTACCGGGCGGTACATGTGGCTTCCTTCCGCGGGCTGTGATGCGTGCCTACCGAAGGGACGAGACGGCCGTCGGCCGATCCCGCGGTACCACCCTTCTTGGCCGCGCGCCGCCCGATCCGCCAACCGTGCCCGGGCGGGCACAACCCTCTCGTCTGCGCGAGGGCCGGTTCTACGGGTCGCTCCGCAGCCGGACCGACCTTTCCTCCGACAGCTCCGGGGTGATCTTCACCTCGCGCACACCCCCGGGCTCACACCGTCCCCGGGTCGCTGGCGGCTGCGTGCGACGCTACTCGTCCCCATCGACACCGTCTCGCTCTGCGGATTGTACGACCCGCGCGGACCCTCGCGCCTCCGAGTTCACCCGACCCCAGGTGCATAACGATCCGCTCGGGAACCGGTAACGAACGGGACACGTAGAAGAGGGATAAGCGTGGTTGCGTCTGGGCACAACCGATTTACGTCGCCGCCCCGGCGCAATCAGTGACGGGACGGCGCGTCCGGTTGTCCGGAGCGACCCATCCCTAAGCGAAACAAGGGGGCCGTGAACATGACGGATACAGAGAAGGCGAGTGGCGGGCGGACGCGTCGTGCGACCACGACGGCCGCGCCGCGAGCCTCGGTACGGGGAGGAACGGGACGCACCGTGAAGGCGACTGCACACGTGACGACCTCGACCGCGATGCTCCCGACACCGCCGAGCGGGTTCCATGAGCCGACGATGTACATCGTCCGGCCGGGGGAGGACCCCTGGGACGACGCGGAGCTGCGCGAGGTGCGCGAGGGCCTGATCGAGACCGCGCACGAACTGCGCGCGGAGATCGCCGTGTCGGAGAACGGCATCGCCGATCTGCTGCGCGACTCGGGGGAGGGCGCGGGCGACGATCAGGCGGACACCGGGACCAAGAACTTCGAGCGCGAGCACGAGATGTCCCTGACCAACAACGCGCGTGGCATGCTGCTCCAGTCGGAGAAGGCGCTGCGGCGCCTCGCCGACGGGACATACGGGGCCTGCGAGTCGTGTGGTTCGGCCATCGGCAAGGCACGCCTGCAGGCGTTCCCGCGTGCGACCCTGTGTGTGACCTGCAAGCAGCGCGAAGAGCGCCGGTAGCCGCCGCGGCCGCCGGCGGCGCGTCCGAGGACTGGAGCACGCCATCGGCACCGGAGCGGAACGACGGGAAGACGCGGAGTCGCAGGCCCCCGCGGGGGAGCCGGACACCGGGGCGACCGGGGGCGGGGCGGGCGGCGACGAGCCGACCGCGCCCGCCGGTTCGCGTACCCGTCGCTACATCCTGGTCCTGCTCGGGGTCGCGGCCGTCGCCTACGCCCTGGACCTGATCAGCAAGCTGATCGTGGTGAAGAAGCTCGAATACCACGCCCCGATCGACATCCTCGGCGACTGGCTCCAGTTCCGGGCCACCCGCAACGCGGGCGCGGCGTTCGGCATGGGCCAGGGTCTGACCATCGTGCTCACGGTGATCGCCAGCGCGGTGATCGTGGTGATCCTGCGGCTGGCCCGCAAGCTGAACAGCCTGCCCTGGGCGATCGCCCTCGGCTTGCTGCTCGGCGGTGCGCTCGGCAACCTCACCGACCGGATCTTCCGCTCGCCCAGCGTGTTCGAGGGCCACGTGGTGGACTTCATCGCGCCCAAGCACTTCGCGATCTTCAACCTGGCGGACTCGGCGATCGTGGTGGGCGGCTGCCTGATCGTGCTGCTGTCGTTCCTGGGTCTGCAGCCGGACGGTACGCGGGAGGGCGACGACGAGGGCGGGGACGACGAAGGCGGGGAAGAGGGCGCGGACGAGGCGTCGGCGAAGGCCGAGGCCGGCCGTGCTGCCGGGAACGGGGTCGTGGACGCGCCCGCCGGGGCCACGCGGGCGTCCGCGGCGGCGTCCTCCGGGACCGCCGAGCGGGCGGCCGAGGACCGGGACGGTGACCACGCCGTCGAGTCCGGTCCGGATGCCGGGCATACTCGTATCTCGTGACTGTCAATCCCGGCTCCCCCGAAATCCGCACGCTTCCCGTTCCCGACGGCCTCGAAGGCGAGCGGGTCGATGCCGCGCTCTCGCGGATGTTCGGCTTCTCGCGCACCAAGGCGGCCGAGCTGGCCGCCGCCGGGAAGGTGCAGCTCGACGGCCGGGCGGCGGGCAAGTCCGACCGGGTGGTCGGCGGAGCCTGGATCGAGGTCGAGATGCCGGGCGTGCCCCGGCCGGTGCAGCTCGTCGCCGAACCCGTGCCCGGCATGCGGATCGTGCACGACGACGACCACATCGTGGTGATCGACAAGCCGATCGGCGTCGCCGCGCACCCCAGCCCCGGCTGGACCGGCACCACCGTGGTGGGCGGCCTCGCGGCGGCCGGCTACCGGATCTCCACCTCCGGCGCGGCCGAGCGCCAGGGCGTGGTGCACCGCCTGGACGTGGGCACCTCGGGGCTGATGGTGGTGGCCAAGTCCGAGCGCGCCTACACGCTGCTCAAGCAGCAGTTCCGCGACCGCACGGTGGACAAGCGCTACCACGCGCTGGTTCAGGGCCACCCGGACCCGCACACGGGCACCATCGACGCGCCGATCGACCGGCACCCC includes these proteins:
- a CDS encoding DivIVA domain-containing protein; translation: MPLTPEDVRNKQFTTVRLREGYDEDEVDAFLDEVEGELTRLLRENEDLRAKLAAATRAAAQSQQQAQQRKERERPDAPVPAAISGPTPVPPPPQMGGPQGMQGGQHPMQGGPQQLGPGGPQQHPMGGPQQLGPGMSGQHQLQGPPQHQLQGGPGMQSGQHQLPGQQQHQLQPGQHQLQGGPGLGGPGMSGQHQLQGPPQHQQQLQQHQLQGGPPQLGPGGPQQQMGNPGGDSAARVLALAQQTADQAIAEARSEANKIVGEARTRAEGMERDARSKADALERDAQEKHRVAMGSLESARATLERKVDDLRAFEREYRTRLKSYLESQLRQLESQADDSLAPPRTPATASLPPAMSSAPVPMSQSMAPSMGQSMSQPSSMSPAMTPSIGQQMSPAMTQQMSPVRPQAPQPQQMQQPSPMRGFLIDEDPDN
- the ileS gene encoding isoleucine--tRNA ligase; its protein translation is MYRPVPAQVDLPAMEHEVLAFWRDNDIFERSLAQNADGPRWVFYEGPPTANGMPGAHHIEARVFKDVFPRYRTMRGYNVPRKAGWDCHGLPVELAVEKQLGFSGKPDIERYGIAEFNAKCRESVMTHVGAFEDLTTRMGYWVDMSKAYRTMDPEYVESVWWSLKQIFDKGLLTQDYRVAPWCPRCGTGLSDHELAQGYETVVDPSVYVRFPLTSGPLAGQAALLVWTTTPWTLVSNTAAAVHPDVTYVVATDGDERLVVAEPLLAKALGEGWVATGERFTGREMERWAYRRPFELLPLEDANFVVLAEYVTTEDGSGVVHQAPAFGADDLETCRAYGLPVVNPVRPDGTFEAELPLVGGQFFKKADEALVADLRARGLLFRHLEYEHSYPHCWRCHTALLYYAQPSWYVRTTAVKDALLRENERTNWHPDTVKWGRYGDWLNNNIDWALSRNRFWGTPLPIWRCEEGHLTCAGSLAELSELTGRDLSDLDPHRPYIDEVVFGCPAKAADGTACGEQATRVPEVIDAWYDSGSMPFAQFGYPYRNRELFEQSYPAQFISEAIDQTRGWFYTLMAVGTLVFDRSSYENVVCLGHILAEDGRKMSKHLGNILEPIPLMDRHGADAVRWFMAAGGSPWSARRVGHGTIQEVVRKTLLTYWNTVSFQALYARTGGWTPSASDPAPADRPLLDRWLLSELNTLVGDVDAALEAYDTQRAGKALTAFVDDLSNWYVRRSRRRFWNADPAALATLHEALVTVTKLMAPLVPFITERVWQDLVRPVTADAPESVHMATWPTADPALVQPELGRRMALVRRLVELGRATRADSGVKTRQPLGRALIGASGWDELSDELRAQIAEELNVVSVAALSEAGGDLVEYSAKGNFRALGKRFAKRTPVVAGAIAAADAAALAAALRTSGTAVVEVEGEPVEVVAEEVIVTETPREGWTVAGQDGATVALDLTITPELRLAGLARDVVRLIQEARKNSGLEVSDRILVWWAADESEETTSALLAHGGQVADEVLATQFAQGSPEDEELFEHGDPALGLRFWLRKV
- a CDS encoding TraR/DksA family transcriptional regulator — its product is MTTSTAMLPTPPSGFHEPTMYIVRPGEDPWDDAELREVREGLIETAHELRAEIAVSENGIADLLRDSGEGAGDDQADTGTKNFEREHEMSLTNNARGMLLQSEKALRRLADGTYGACESCGSAIGKARLQAFPRATLCVTCKQREERR
- a CDS encoding RluA family pseudouridine synthase, which translates into the protein MTVNPGSPEIRTLPVPDGLEGERVDAALSRMFGFSRTKAAELAAAGKVQLDGRAAGKSDRVVGGAWIEVEMPGVPRPVQLVAEPVPGMRIVHDDDHIVVIDKPIGVAAHPSPGWTGTTVVGGLAAAGYRISTSGAAERQGVVHRLDVGTSGLMVVAKSERAYTLLKQQFRDRTVDKRYHALVQGHPDPHTGTIDAPIDRHPTHDYKWAVVMGGKPSVTHYDTIEAFRAASLLSIKLETGRTHQIRVHMAALRHPCVGDLTYGADPTLSKRLGLERQWLHAVSLAFEHPGDGTWVRYESGYPADLTATLERVTDK